A window from Sphingobacterium hotanense encodes these proteins:
- a CDS encoding cbb3-type cytochrome c oxidase N-terminal domain-containing protein, whose amino-acid sequence MILQDTVATEVAAAAPQTFGTGNLYNDIFYIVVFIVLIAVLFAAITINKALRTMLKVTMPDVVQEEARLKAERKASSQSAWARRWNHFIGLKPIEQEESLKIEDHEYDGIAELNNPIPLWFNALFYSTVVFAVVYILIYHVFGGLNQDQEYEREMAQAEIEKAEFLSKSANAFDENTVEIDATGTLAANGKAIFAANCQACHGQAGEGTIGPNLTDRFWIHGGEIKDIFKTVKYGVPDKGMVPWEQTLTPAQIAEVSNYIVTLRDTKPANPKAAEGVEVASYQAEGGAAEPAAATDSTATATN is encoded by the coding sequence ATGATATTACAAGACACTGTTGCTACAGAAGTTGCAGCAGCAGCACCACAGACGTTTGGAACGGGAAATTTATATAATGATATTTTCTATATCGTCGTATTCATCGTATTGATCGCGGTTTTATTTGCAGCCATTACGATCAACAAGGCCCTGCGCACGATGTTGAAAGTGACGATGCCAGATGTTGTACAAGAAGAAGCTCGCCTAAAAGCAGAGCGAAAAGCTTCAAGCCAATCAGCTTGGGCTAGAAGATGGAATCACTTCATCGGTTTAAAACCTATCGAACAAGAAGAGTCTTTGAAGATCGAAGATCACGAGTACGATGGTATTGCTGAGTTGAATAATCCTATTCCATTATGGTTCAACGCGTTATTTTACTCTACAGTTGTATTCGCGGTAGTTTATATTTTGATCTACCACGTATTTGGTGGACTGAACCAAGATCAGGAATACGAACGTGAGATGGCACAGGCAGAGATTGAGAAGGCCGAATTTTTATCCAAATCAGCAAATGCATTTGATGAGAACACCGTAGAGATTGATGCTACCGGTACGTTAGCAGCGAACGGTAAGGCGATATTTGCAGCAAATTGTCAAGCATGTCACGGACAAGCGGGTGAAGGAACAATCGGTCCAAACCTAACCGATAGATTCTGGATACACGGTGGAGAGATTAAAGACATCTTCAAAACTGTAAAATACGGTGTGCCAGATAAAGGGATGGTTCCTTGGGAACAAACATTAACTCCAGCACAGATTGCTGAGGTAAGTAACTACATCGTCACATTGCGTGATACCAAACCTGCGAATCCAAAAGCAGCCGAGGGTGTTGAAGTAGCAAGCTACCAAGCAGAAGGCGGAGCAGCTGAACCTGCAGCAGCAACAGACAGCACTGCAACAGCAACTAATTAA
- the ccoG gene encoding cytochrome c oxidase accessory protein CcoG — MEIAAKGNENTNQPEKSKRKWVYAKKPAGKLYNYRQVVGYSLLLFLFAAPFIKINGNPFLMFNIVERKFSIFGNIFLPQDMHIFLFGMLIIMVCIVLFTAVYGRVWCGWTCPQTIFMELIFRRIEYFIEGDWNQQKKRNEGPDTDAKAWRKILKHAVFITVSFIIANLFLAYIIGVDALFKIITDPVDQHIAGFISIWAFTFVFYFVFAYVREIVCTRICPYGRLQGVLLDENSVTVAYNVARGEPRGKIRKNSDVVTGDCIDCNLCVHVCPTGIDIRKGTQLECVSCTACIDACDAVMDKIHKPKRLIGFYTQAEADGKATVQDGKKRNTRAIVYSCILLVLMGIFTAMIFSRTDVDGRLLRAKGSTYQFRDDGTVTNLYSLELINKTTRDIDYELVSEDKDVEIQIVNPISHLTREGNAKLSLFLIAKKSNIKEYKTNIKLNVVADGEVIETMKTTFIAPPAK; from the coding sequence ATGGAAATAGCAGCAAAGGGGAATGAGAATACTAACCAACCAGAAAAATCTAAAAGAAAGTGGGTTTATGCTAAGAAGCCTGCCGGGAAGCTTTATAATTATCGACAGGTTGTTGGTTACTCTTTGCTGCTGTTTCTTTTTGCAGCTCCATTTATCAAGATAAATGGAAATCCGTTCTTGATGTTTAACATCGTAGAACGTAAATTCTCCATCTTTGGGAATATTTTCTTGCCGCAGGATATGCACATCTTCCTTTTCGGGATGTTGATCATTATGGTCTGTATTGTGTTGTTTACTGCAGTATATGGTCGCGTTTGGTGTGGCTGGACCTGTCCTCAAACGATCTTTATGGAACTCATATTCCGTAGGATCGAATACTTTATCGAAGGCGATTGGAATCAGCAGAAGAAAAGAAACGAAGGGCCAGATACGGATGCAAAAGCATGGCGGAAGATATTGAAGCATGCCGTCTTTATAACGGTCTCCTTCATTATCGCCAACTTATTCTTGGCATATATAATAGGTGTGGACGCGTTGTTCAAGATTATTACAGATCCTGTTGATCAACATATCGCTGGTTTTATCTCCATTTGGGCCTTTACCTTTGTCTTTTACTTTGTATTCGCTTATGTTCGCGAGATCGTTTGTACACGTATTTGTCCTTACGGACGTTTGCAAGGTGTGCTATTAGACGAAAACTCAGTTACTGTAGCTTATAATGTAGCAAGAGGGGAGCCTAGAGGTAAGATTCGCAAGAACAGCGATGTGGTTACTGGAGATTGTATTGACTGTAACCTATGTGTACATGTTTGTCCTACCGGTATTGATATCCGCAAGGGAACGCAGTTGGAATGTGTTTCTTGTACTGCTTGTATCGACGCTTGTGATGCTGTTATGGATAAGATCCATAAGCCTAAACGTCTGATTGGTTTCTATACGCAGGCAGAAGCGGATGGTAAAGCAACGGTGCAAGATGGTAAAAAGAGAAATACCAGAGCAATTGTATATTCATGTATTTTGCTCGTATTAATGGGTATCTTTACTGCGATGATCTTTAGCCGTACCGATGTCGACGGTCGATTATTGAGAGCAAAAGGAAGTACCTATCAGTTCCGTGATGATGGAACAGTAACGAATCTATATTCTTTAGAGTTAATCAATAAAACCACGAGGGATATTGATTACGAGCTGGTAAGCGAAGATAAGGACGTAGAGATTCAAATCGTAAACCCGATTTCGCATCTAACGCGCGAAGGCAATGCTAAGTTAAGCTTGTTCTTGATTGCGAAGAAATCGAATATCAAGGAATACAAAACAAATATTAAATTGAATGTTGTGGCAGACGGTGAAGTGATTGAAACAATGAAGACAACCTTTATTGCTCCGCCAGCGAAATAA
- a CDS encoding FixH family protein yields MNWGYKIVFGLGAFVLFIVGLAIYMVSNDTDTLEDDDYYERSLNYDETYRKKENLNNNHAKPTIRISQDTLLIKFISADNKGQLHFKRPDDNKLDVSLPFATTTDLFKLPLSTFKKGNWNLEIDWKSGADSYLVDQHVYY; encoded by the coding sequence ATGAACTGGGGATATAAAATTGTATTTGGATTAGGGGCATTTGTGCTCTTCATCGTGGGCTTAGCCATCTATATGGTTTCAAACGATACAGATACGCTGGAAGATGATGATTATTACGAACGCAGTCTGAATTACGATGAAACATATCGTAAGAAAGAGAACTTGAATAATAATCACGCAAAACCGACGATACGGATTAGTCAGGATACATTGCTGATCAAATTCATATCGGCGGATAATAAGGGGCAGCTTCATTTTAAGCGTCCTGATGATAATAAGCTGGATGTTTCGCTCCCCTTCGCGACAACGACCGACCTATTCAAATTACCATTGAGTACCTTTAAGAAAGGTAACTGGAATTTGGAAATCGATTGGAAAAGTGGTGCTGATAGCTATTTAGTCGATCAACACGTTTACTATTAA
- a CDS encoding sulfite exporter TauE/SafE family protein: MTYHYLAFFMGLLGSIHCAVMCGPLLIAIQGGHQISWKTTFNKLIYQLGRILTYGMLGLILGLLGNAAAIQGWQQIFSLVTGIILTALGLFYIFGKSSKQLASFQTKAIQPFAKFMGKWLYRPGGSFVAGVLNGVLPCGMVYMALASAVNASSLENSFMFMVLFGLGTLPLLLLFSFVGNFPRKIFKKGFTTVLPILFILMGVWFILRGANLDIPYLSPLLHVDGAMNCA; encoded by the coding sequence ATGACTTACCATTATCTTGCATTCTTTATGGGCCTTTTGGGCAGTATTCACTGCGCAGTTATGTGCGGTCCTCTACTGATTGCAATTCAAGGTGGGCATCAAATTTCCTGGAAAACAACCTTCAATAAGCTGATTTACCAGCTTGGCCGCATTCTGACTTATGGAATGTTGGGCTTAATTTTAGGTTTATTGGGGAATGCTGCAGCGATACAGGGTTGGCAGCAGATATTTAGTCTGGTTACTGGTATTATATTAACTGCATTGGGCTTGTTCTACATTTTTGGAAAAAGTTCCAAGCAATTGGCAAGCTTTCAAACCAAAGCAATTCAGCCTTTTGCTAAGTTTATGGGGAAATGGCTCTACCGTCCTGGCGGCAGTTTTGTTGCAGGCGTTCTCAATGGAGTCTTGCCCTGCGGGATGGTGTATATGGCTTTGGCATCTGCCGTGAATGCGAGTTCTCTTGAAAACAGCTTTATGTTTATGGTGCTGTTCGGATTAGGGACATTACCTTTATTATTACTATTCTCTTTCGTTGGCAATTTTCCAAGAAAGATCTTCAAAAAGGGATTCACTACTGTGTTACCCATACTCTTTATCCTGATGGGGGTCTGGTTTATCCTACGTGGTGCAAATCTAGATATTCCCTATTTATCGCCATTATTGCATGTCGACGGCGCAATGAATTGCGCATAA